atccgtacagttcatccaaattttcaattttttcgatttttcatgctatttcatggaattaaattccgattttttgtgtagttttgtatgttgatttttgtttttcaaatttcaaatctaatcatcagaaataaattaattttattttttaaaattaattttagatattagtgtaatttgattttgaaaataggaaaaattaagttttgcttacctcttttcttatttcctttaaaatttgattattttattttttttaaggtcagatcttaatttatttttggtaacttgaccttaattagaataagatcaaaataatcatgataattttaaaagaggaaataaggtatttttgttaacttttaaattttgttatttttagttaaattaaattgtaaaacaagaaaagggtatgtatttaccatttttattttattatctaatatattaaataacatgaaatttaaaaggaaagttagcaatttaattttgaaatgacatttaggttacccaaaacctaatttttcaaaatggtaggtttaattttaatttttatttttcgaaatacatgtttaaaattaaataaatcctacatccaactatccaaatctaaccttgttgcaggagtatgtgttttagattgtttgtaagttttctaaaacctattattgcttgatctaaattgccttggttaacttgatgatagatccaatgatctaattttaaccaatggttcaattgatgatagatcaagtaaataatttgtaacaggtaatttttacaaacttctttcatctgtgtatgacctagtaacatgataggatccatccaaatgtgtatgcctgtgtgagcctatatgtttaatttatgttatagatacatataggttgttgttgctaaataaaatatcataactgatagattttatttaggctcatttagtagtaagcctattcaattaataacagttgttcattttaaggttaaattcctctcttttgggccttgtgtgagagttgggagccttagaagtgggtacgacatactggacccagccccccctcacatgaacaaccccaattgtgaaggcccatttgcctgatttggataactgtgctaggttaattatattagtttgacctaataaaaaattgattagcaacataattaatttcattcttccttgaaattaatttaagaaaaacatagtttgaatagttatattctggaaaactatatgtatttttcttgtgtttaattaaatatggaattataaccatataaattctttctgaatcttaattttatgatttcatgaaatatttctatttaagttgagatttagttaaatctatcaaatcaacttagatttgaatattttttaatttccaattataaattaagttgaggaattttaggaattggttattaagattctttagatattttttaagttgatattttataaatatgggaacttaaaatggaatatcttctaaattaagtggttactacttaattggtaatatttaattaagtcattgattgaagaatatttaagttgggtatttagatttgggatattggcggctaaacccccCAAACTTTTAGGTTTGTGACAGTTAACCACCAAAACTCAAATTtcggcggctaaactacctgaaCCCCACTTCCGTTTTGGTCCACACTATTCCATGACTTTGGCTCTGTTTAAAGGCAAAAATGGCTTACGTGGCACGATCCTTGTCAGCAACTCATGCCACATTGGCATTAAATCATGCCACCttcctaaaataaaattaaaacttaatcagaaaattaaattaaaattagaatttaaattaaaaacagaactaaacccagaaaaaaaaGCCCTAAATTTAAAATCCCTCACCTACACGACTGAACCCCCACTGTGACCTCCCCCGTTCTTCCCTTCCCTTCATTCAGCCATTGTTGCACAgtcgaagaagaaaatgaagagGGTTCCACATCCCAAGTGCTCTTGTGCACAATCTGTAGTGATCAAAACCTCGTGGACAGATGCAAACCCAGGAAGGAGATTCGGGATGTGTCGACGTTATAGggtgagttgtatttttttaattttttctgtgTTTCCGTGATTGGTTTGCTCGAGACCTCGTCTAATTCTGCAGTAATGGTGTTTTTTTCCACAGCTGGTTGGTGGATGTTATTTTTGGGAGTGGATCGACCCACCAATGTGTGAAAGGGCATCGGAGGTGGTTCCTGGGCTGCTGCGTAAAATTAGAAGGCTTGAGGGAGAAATTTCAGACATTTCAACATCAAATGTTGATGCATATAATTATCTGAACAGTGTGGAAAATAACTGTGAGCAATCTTCAATACTGAAGGCCTTGAACAAGGGGGTTCAGGTTGATGAGCACTCATTGCTTAACAGTATGGGAAAGACTGATTGCATGGAGAGTTTCAATTGAAGTAGCAGTACAAGTGTTGAAGACCCAAAAGAGAAGATTTGCACCAGTGGAATCTTAGTCATAAGTGTTGTTGTTGCCATTGTTCTGTTTTGGTTAATGTTCTGAATGTTGTTTAATGTATGGAGATATTGTGAGGCAAAACTACCTTAACTTTTATATTTGTAACAGTTAACCCCAAAATGTAATGTTTTTAAGGATAATGTTCGAATGTTATTTAAGGATGTAATGATATCTTTTGGTTGCTAATGCAGTATTAGAATGTAATGTAAAACTTGGAAATTTAAATGAACATTGaaacttttgcaaaataaaatttctattcattTGGTTGTTGGTGCATTGACCTGTTCGGATCCAAAAGGCACCTATACATTAGCAAAATATACTATTGTTGTGCTTGGTGCATCGATCAAAAGATTACCAAAATGCACCTATACAATTCACATTGATCAAAAGATCACCAAAATGCACCTATACAATTCACATTGAGCCAAATATAAATTAAGGCCCTATTGGTGCTCGGGGCATTGATCAAAAGATCACCAAAATGCACCTATACAAGAAATATCCAAAAGGTATCTAAAACTAGTTTCTGTGACAATagtttaatgtaaattataatGTTAGAATTCTAAACGACAATCAACCCCGACGCTGGGAACTTGAACCTTCACCCCTCTTCCTAGCCTCTTTAGCAAGTTGTTTGTCCCTTCTCTGCCTCCTCTTCAGTGTTGCAGCAGATGGATTTTGAATTGGTGGCCTACCTCCTTTATTCTTTGGAGCCTACAATGGACATATAAACAATGTCAAAACACAATAGAAATGTAAAAGTCAAAGAAATTGGCAAATAAATTCATACCTCGTTTGGCACATCTGGTACAGGTTCCTTGCATCTTGGGGCTGTGTGTCTAGTTTTTTTGCATTTAGAACAATGCATGACAGTTCCAACTCTGCTGGCTTTTCTAACTGTGGCAGCTGCAGGTGGATCTTTTTCATCAGCACCCcttctccttttcttttttgGCCTGCCAGGAAGGTTATGCTCACAGGGAGGGAATATAGGGTTAAGGCCCTTGTTTGGCCACTTGTCAGGGCTAGGCATGGGGGAAATTGTGCCTGCATATGCTGCTGCATAAGCTTCAGCTTTGTAGTACCTATGTATGTAACCCCATTCATTATGGCCACAAAACCAAATGGCTGCCAAGGCATGACCACAAGGAATTCCAGTGAGCTGGAACCTTCTGCATGTGCACTCATGTTTGTCCAGATCAACCATAAAGGGACCAGCTTCTGACATTTTAACTTCAAATAAAACAGCATTTGCTCTTGTGACAGAGCACTTCCTAccaatttcaccattttttgcTACAAGCTTTGCTATGTTGTTGTGCACTCCATGCTTCCACTTTTGTATGCCTTCCCTTCTCTTTGTAAAAGTAGACATTAACCAACCTCTGATTGTCTCCAACAGTGTGACAATGGGCTTGTCTCTTCCATCCATAATGGCCATATTGAAGCTTTCACACATGTTGTTCAATAACATGTCACATTTAACACCTTCCTTGAAGTATGCCTTTGTCCACTTTGACTTTTGTTTGGCTGCTAACCAATTGTAAGCTCCTTCATTTATATCCTTGATTTCTTTCATCCTCTGGTCAAAATGAGCAGGAATTGTTGATCTAGCAGTTGCCCACACAAGTTGCTTCAGTAATAGGCTAGGGAAGTCTTTCTTGAAGTTGCAGTACATGTGCCTAACACAGAATCTTGTGTCAGGGCTGTTGAAAATAGACTCAACAGCATTTTGAAGACCCTTTTTCCTATCACTCATCATGGTGAGTGTCCTTGTATCCCTTGGTGCCAAGTCACCCTTCAATAATGTTAGAAACCATTCCCAACTGCTAGTAGTTTCCTTCTCTACAACTGCATAAGCTACAGGAAATATGGAATTCCCTCCATCTACACCAATTGCTGCCAATAGCACACCTTTGCAGTAACCTTTGAGGAAGCAACCATCCAACCCTATTAATGGCCTGCAACCTCTATAAAACCCTTCTTTGCATGCTTGAAGGCAAATATAACACCTCTGAAAGATCCTTCTCTCACCCCTTAACTCTGTTTGAATCTTGGCTGTACTCCCTGGGTTGGTCTTCAAAATCATTTGGAAGTAATCATCCAGTATGGCATACTGTTCTGCCACAGACCCTTCAAGCAATGCCTTTGCTGCATTTCTGGCTCTGTAGAATTGCCATGAAGTGACCTTAGAATACTTTGTGTCTTTGGTCATTTCAGCAAACTGTTTGAATTCCATTTCAGGGTGTTGCCTAAACTGATCAATGAAGTGTTTGGTCACCCAATTCACATCAATAAGCCTGAAAATACCCATGAATGAACAATCATTATGAATGAAAACAGTTATAATTAATGAACTATCAATAACATTAAAACAGCAAAAGTACATGTTCTCCAAGACCATGCCACAGTGGTGCCCTCCTTCAGTTATTGTAGTGATCTTGAATGTCATTCCATCTGGTTGGACATGTGCATTTAGAATCCATGGGAGCCCCTCTGCACTGCACTTAGCTCTATCATTGTGAATT
This Cannabis sativa cultivar Pink pepper isolate KNU-18-1 chromosome 6, ASM2916894v1, whole genome shotgun sequence DNA region includes the following protein-coding sequences:
- the LOC133039289 gene encoding uncharacterized protein LOC133039289, with translation MVEPDSGDELYSVHSDDEEGDHTSRLEFNPQTKKDDFKFKLNMEFGSIEILRAALKEHFIHTDREYILIHNDRAKCSAEGLPWILNAHVQPDGMTFKITTITEGGHHCGMVLENMLIDVNWVTKHFIDQFRQHPEMEFKQFAEMTKDTKYSKVTSWQFYRARNAAKALLEGSVAEQYAILDDYFQMILKTNPGSTAKIQTELRGERRIFQRCYICLQACKEGFYRGCRPLIGLDGCFLKGYCKGVLLAAIGVDGGNSIFPVAYAVVEKETTSSWEWFLTLLKGDLAPRDTRTLTMMSDRKKGLQNAVESIFNSPDTRFCVRHMYCNFKKDFPSLLLKQLVWATARSTIPAHFDQRMKEIKDINEGAYNWLAAKQKSKWTKAYFKEGVKCDMLLNNMCESFNMAIMDGRDKPIVTLLETIRGWLMSTFTKRREGIQKWKHGVHNNIAKLVAKNGEIGRKCSVTRANAVLFEVKMSEAGPFMVDLDKHECTCRRFQLTGIPCGHALAAIWFCGHNEWGYIHRYYKAEAYAAAYAGTISPMPSPDKWPNKGLNPIFPPCEHNLPGRPKKKRRRGADEKDPPAAATVRKASRVGTVMHCSKCKKTRHTAPRCKEPVPDVPNEAPKNKGGRPPIQNPSAATLKRRQRRDKQLAKEARKRGEGSSSQRRG